The following are from one region of the Salvia hispanica cultivar TCC Black 2014 chromosome 1, UniMelb_Shisp_WGS_1.0, whole genome shotgun sequence genome:
- the LOC125200725 gene encoding long-chain-alcohol oxidase FAO2-like, whose product MKEEEPHPLLKGGIKKNYNHGFSPSQIQSLAAICQALIPPLADDANIHDLTNPLFISDQVAELMVKRGLPKGLLIVSLVLKCLSSRVGTFLLCGWVCLDWKFPFVHSFSELSLKKREAILQRWSAETLLLPLRISFVLLKIITLFVFFSLTDENSNNPAWKAIGYEVEAVERRIKHEKGRPLAEGIVDTVNLDEASLKESLIRKGIGVVEDLEENLLKIKCDVVIVGSGSGGGVAAAVLAKSGQKVIVLEKGHYFVPEDYSGLEGPSLSELYESGGMLTTEDGKILVMAGTAVGGGSSINWSACIRTPDDLLKEWSNENQIPLFNSHEYRSAMDRVCERIGVTESCTEEGFQNQVLRTGCENLGLKVEPVPRNSSADHYCGSCCYGCRRGDKKGTESTWLVDAVNNGAVILTGCKADTFVLVRDSSEKSGKRCIGVIATAKNKNIGRKFRIEARATVSACGSLLTPPLLVASGLENKNIGRNLHLHPVSFVWGYFPESQVELKGKSFEGGIITSIHKVRDEEESSSRAIVEAASIGPASFASLFPWVSRHDMKERMTRYARTAVLFALPRDVGSGSVIKQGHIRYRLSEIDKENLKTGLRRALRILIAAGAAEVGTFRSDGQKMRCKDEEGVGEFLDSVTAPGGPMSRSEQWTVYCSAHQMSSCRMGGKEEDGAVDENGECWEAKGLFVCDGSVLPTAVGVNPMITIQSTAYCIASRLAHSLSLSSD is encoded by the exons aTGAAAGAAGAAGAGCCTCATCCATTGTTGAAAGGAGGAATCAAGAAGAACTACAACCATGGCTTCTCACCATCTCAAATCCAATCATTGGCAGCCATTTGTCAGGCCCTCATTCCTCCTCTCGCTGATGATGCTAATATTCACGACTTAACAAACCCTCTCTTCATCTCTGATCAG GTGGCTGAGCTAATGGTGAAGAGGGGCCTGCCTAAGGGATTGTTAATAGTGAGTTTAGTGTTGAAGTGTTTATCAAGCAGAGTGGGAACATTCTTGCTGTGTGGGTGGGTTTGTTTGGATTGGAAGTTTCCATTTGTGCACAGTTTTTCCGAGTTGTCGTTGAAGAAGAGAGAAGCCATCCTTCAAAGATGGTCAGCTGAGACTCTTCTGCTGCCGCTCAGGATATCTTTCGTGTTGCTAAAGATCATCACACTCTTCGTCTTCTTCTCGTTG ACTGatgaaaattcaaacaacCCTGCTTGGAAAGCAATTGGATACGAGGTAGAGGCTGTTGAGAGACGGATAAAACACGAAAAGGGAAGACCACTTGCTGAGGGGATTGTCGACACCGTGAATCTAGATGAGGCGTCACTGAAGGAATCCCTTATCCGGAAAGGCATAGGTGTCGTGGAGGACCTAGAAGAGAACTTGTTAAAGATAAAATGTGATGTGGTGATTGTTGGATCGGGTAGTGGGGGCGGTGTTGCTGCAGCGGTCCTTGCCAAGTCGGGCCAGAAAGTCATCGTCCTTGAGAAAGGTCACTACTTTGTGCCGGAGGATTATTCAGGCCTCGAAGGGCCTTCGTTGTCTGAGTTGTACGAATCTGGTGGAATGTTGACTACCGAAGATGGGAAAATACTGGTCATGGCGGGAACAGCGGTTGGTGGTGGTTCGTCTATAAATTGGTCGGCTTGCATCAGAACTCCTGATGATTTACTCAAAGAATGGTCGAATGAAAACCAGATTCCTCTCTTTAACAGCCACGAATATCGATCTGCCATGGATCGTGTGTGTGAGAGGATCGGTGTGACAGAATCTTGCACAGAAGAAGGGTTCCAAAATCAAGTGCTGAGGACGGGTTGTGAGAATCTCGGCCTAAAAGTCGAGCCCGTGCCAAGAAACTCTTCAGCAGATCATTACTGTGGTTCTTGCTGTTATGGCTGCAGAAGAGGAGATAAAAAGGGAACTGAATCGACGTGGCTCGTTGATGCTGTCAACAACGGGGCAGTAATCCTAACCGGCTGCAAAGCAGACACGTTCGTGCTGGTGAGGGACAGTAGCGAAAAATCTGGGAAGAGATGCATTGGAGTCATAGCAACTgctaaaaacaagaacattGGGAGGAAGTTTCGTATTGAGGCACGGGCTACAGTTTCTGCTTGCGGTTCTCTCCTCACACCGCCATTGTTGGTAGCTAGCGGGTTGGAGAACAAGAACATTGGTCGGAATCTGCATCTCCACCCCGTCTCCTTCGTGTGGGGATACTTCCCCGAGTCTCAAGTGGAACTCAAGGGTAAGAGCTTCGAAGGCGGTATCATCACCTCCATCCATAAGGTACGAGACGAAGAAGAGTCAAGCTCCCGAGCCATAGTGGAAGCTGCATCAATTGGACCTGCTTCATTTGCGTCGTTGTTCCCTTGGGTTTCGAGGCATGACATGAAAGAGAGGATGACAAGATACGCCCGAACAGCTGTTCTATTTGCATTGCCCAGAGACGTAGGCTCGGGTAGTGTGATCAAACAAGGGCATATAAGATACAGGCTTAGCGAAATCGACAAAGAGAACCTCAAAACAGGGCTGAGGAGAGCTCTGAGAATCCTGATTGCTGCAGGGGCTGCAGAAGTGGGCACATTCAGAAGCGATGGGCAGAAAATGAGATGCAAAGACGAGGAGGGTGTGGGGGAGTTTCTGGACTCAGTGACAGCACCGGGGGGGCCTATGTCGAGGTCAGAGCAGTGGACAGTGTACTGCTCGGCGCATCAGATGAGCAGCTGCCGGATGGGAGGGAAGGAGGAGGACGGAGCAGTAGACGAAAACGGAGAGTGCTGGGAGGCAAAGGGACTATTTGTGTGTGATGGAAGTGTGTTGCCAACTGCAGTTGGTGTGAATCCAATGATCACTATTCAATCTACTGCTTACTGCATTGCCTCAAGATTAGCACATTCCCTCAGTCTAAGCtctgattaa